From the Bacillus rossius redtenbacheri isolate Brsri chromosome 12, Brsri_v3, whole genome shotgun sequence genome, the window ACAGTGAAAAATTCAACAGTTGGCATTTGTATGTGCTGTTTATACATGTATATCGCATAGGAGTGTATATTGCATAAAATGCTTGTATCAAGTGTTGCGCATGTTTAGCCCTTATTATTGTACAGTAAAGTCTTGATTATCCACCTATAGTACAGTAAATATAAAGGCTTTTTTGATTCCAACCacatcaaaaaatagaaatagCATATAAAATTGATCAAACATATTTTTGCTAGCTAACAATGATTAATTCTAGGGTATGTGTTTAAATACTGAATTCAGgcactgttatatatatatatatatatatatatatatatatatatatatatatatatatatatatatatatatatatacatatacatatatatatatatatatatatatacatatatatatatatatatatatatatatatatatatatatatatatatatatataaaaatatctgCAACATAGCTCCACTCAAGGTGGATAATTGGGAGTTTACTGTAGTTGTATCAAACATGTTGCGTTGGAAAAATTTAACCATTGTGTAATGGCACATAATTATTGCCGTAAAATTGCAAACTGCTTTGTGCTCTTAATAATctctaaaaattatttctcactGTTGTAAATTATTCTATTGATTATTAATAGGTTGTGAAGAAAGTATGTTCAAATGTACTAGTATGAGGTGCgtgagtgtttgtgtttgtgtgtgtgtacaaaaatatgttcttaaattgttttaaacattacTTTCTTTGGAGGCACGAATATCAAACTCGTAACTTCTATATATAGAATTTTGGAAAGAGTTTTTTACTGTAGTTGTTTAATTTACAGTCAATTGTAATTGTTAAGAACATTTTGAAATTGCCTTTGTCTTTTGTACAAAGGTAAAAGAGGTATCATTATCACATGTTTTCTTAAGCCAAATAGTCAGTTCAGATGCTGTTCACAATATTagccacaaaaatatttaatctgtTATTAAATGTGCTGTTTTTATCCATATAATTGCTTACAAATGTACACTGTATGTATGAATATGTGTGTTGACTGAAAATACAGTGAAACATACGATGCAAAAAACAATTTGAGAATCATTTCCTCCCTCTATTACAGTTTGTTTACCATTAGTTATAAAAATATCTAATTATAggcagtatatatatatagagaaattaattaaataaaaagtttttccTTAATTTCATATGTAACAAAGGTACAGAAAAATATACTGAATATTAGACTCCACATTATTTTCAGTTAGTTATCTTATAGCTGACTAAGTATAATGATATAAGTAACTTTCAATAATTGCTAGTTACACTTTCAGCTCTGTGTTAAATGaggaagagtaaaaaaaattaaaaatccaaaGTTTTTGTTTAACAGAGTCTGATATAACCTCATAAAATCTGCCCCCAAAATCGAtttaaaacaaagaaatataataaaaataaaaataaaaaaacacattgtgtTAGTTACAAGTACAGTTATTGCTTTAATGGATGCCACAATCGTAACTGTACTGCATTTTTGCTGGGACTGCACATGATATGCAATGAGTCAAGCTGCAAAAAAAGATGGATTTGTCTGGTTACCTGTGTTTCCTACAACAACAATGGCAACTGTGTTTACAGTTGTTTTCAGAAAAAGGGAGAAAACCCAAGAATGTTAATGTGAAATGCTTCTGTAATTGGTATCACAGGACTttgtttatgtttaaatattgAAGAATGAAGGTTTGCTGGCATTTTCAAATTACTATTTACTCCCCAAATCCCAATAGATAATAGAATAGCCATTGTCTGATCAGCTTTACTATTATTGTGAGCGATTTCACCACTCACACTCCCCTCATAACCACCCTAGGGCGCGGTTGCACGGAATGCcaaactacttcaggtgaacaggtTCAAGTAAACATGCTTGCAAACGCGAAACGGTTACACGGCAGTTGTTATAAGGTCTGTTCAACTCCAAAACCAACTGGCTAATGTCATCGGATGAATCAGTTGTGGATGCTATTTATTTGAACAAGTGTTCCTCTGTTAAGAGGATTACTGTCAGCATCAATTTtaaaacgttaaaatatgtacctgttgactttttttgttgcagtcggtaaaatattacactAACATGTGCCAGGAACATTCTCCATCTTGCGTTTCtagcaaaggactgtttatactctCAAGACTCAACAGCCAATCTTAGATGTCGTTCTGAACTACTATTTAGGTTGAATGAGAAGTGGCCttgaacgaaacatgttcagactgtgtgtaaccacaCGAAAAAGTTGAACATGTTTACTTGAAGTAGTCTACAGTCCCATGTAATAGTGCCCcatagaacttaaaaaaaaaaaaaaaatgcactccATAGTTTTCATAATGACTTCAAAAAATGTCAGAAATTCTTTAAATTAGCCTTTAAAAGGAgtattaattttaaagtattctcACTTTCCATTTAACTGGAAGGTAGTCCTACCACCCAAGACTCTCCAATCATCTGTCTTTACTCCCCCACTCTGTCCTGAGCTTACCCACTCATGCCTGCTGAAGTAACTGTATGCACTCTGCGTGGAACCCCTGTTACAAAGGCagtcaaaagtttttatttttaaaatgttataaaagatTACCTTCGTTGGTTAAATGTAAGCAACATTACTGACAAGTGTTGGACTCTTAAATAATCCGGGCATATAGAACCACTAGTTGGGAAAGTGTTGTGTGTAGACGACATGAGGACCAAACACAGATGCTGTTCATGTCTTTACATATGTAGTTCATAAATTTGCGTGGGAAAAATTTAACTTGCGTAATGACaataattgctgtaaaattgCAAACTGCTTCATGCTCTTAATAATCTCtaaaatatttaacttgaaaATGAAGGGGTGGATCCAAGTGCTTGTTAGAGATTGATTTGTGCATTACAAATCATAGAAATTAGAGGAGGGATCGGCCATCATGGCCTATATGTAGTAAGaaatagtgatgggtcaaatcccaattttctcgaatccgaatcccaaagtACCtcgaagtattaaaaataaaaaataaaagtacaatgaATGTATAATATTAACTATGGCGTAGAAAAATTCCACACCTTTAAATGGTGGTCTTTCaagagagcagtttaaagaattttgaatAGTGCCTTATAGAGTCGAGtatttctttcacaaaatatGCGAATTTTTGACATACGATATTGTAGAACTGAAGTGTTGTAGGCCAATAGAAAGAACGTAGAACGGTGGTCAGGTTTGTGTTTAAAcgtgcattttgcccaaaagtggatGTAGCGTGTTATGACTCGGAGGTATATCCACGAGTTGAGTTGTGTCTTGTGCTTCCCGCGCTCCCCGCCTGGCTGGCGAAGGGGCGCAGGCCCTAACGCTGAGTCAGCCCGGTTATGGGCCAAGGCCGCCCGTTTTCGGAACCCCAGCGCGGCTCGACCTGCCCCGTGCGTTCCAACAGCGGTCGTGTTTATTTCTcgtccgcccgcccgcccgccccgCGGGCGCTGAATGGCGGTGACGTCACCCGGGCGCAGGAATGCCCGCGCCTTCGGCGTCACGCCGCCTCACGGCCGCGTCTATTTATACACCGTGCGCGCGTCCGGCGCGGTCATAGTCGACTGCTTGACAAAGGCTCGTCCCGAATTGGTTCGCGTGACCCCCTGACGCCATGGGTAGTGtgggcatgggcgtcgcaaccgggaggacgggggggacacgtcccccccaataataaaagtcttcaatttcgtcccctccaataatgtatttagtttcgtagttataataaaatatgatttctgtgatataacccatatgttgcgcatggtgcatttagtccaatcgtggtaatgtgagcactttttaattcaatCTTTGtgcaaaatcaaaatcaggtccgataccgaggagtgatactataataatagtgaatataatcactttattacttatgtttgtgtacatgtgcgaaatattcttaacactgctgcggcatttaagtgtaacattcaggtttctcctgatgtttaaattaattattttgtgtggatcaccagcagatatgttaacttttttttttttttttttacaaatttgttctctgaaaatattttttataaaaaagaaattatatattgcaaccaactataattagaatatttaggaaagaaaaatgcctaaaaaccacctttttgcaccttcaaaccccaaattttcccctccgcttttttttcccccccaggggatggatattcctcaacaactaaaccaattgaagtcccccccccccccccccaaaaaaaaaaaatatatatccttgcgacgcccatggtgtgGGCCATGGTTGGAATGCattggtaaaattttatttattttgtcccAATCCGTGTCCTTTAGTATCATAGAAGAACACACCCTGATATTTGCTGTTTCCTGTTCCCGTTTCAAAAAAGGTAGACGGCGTGGTAAAAGCCAAGAAGATGGAGACTAAACATTGATCAGTGCTCTCTCCGTTTGCGAACCGGCGCTTTTCAAAGGCTGAACACATGGATTTATTTTCACGTTGTGCTTAGAATCCACTTTTTTTGCATTTACTTTTTTCCTtgcagaataaataaataattattattggaCATCCACAACTTCCACAAGTTAAATGGACATTTAAAACATAGCTGCGTACACATTTATAATGcctgtaaacaataaataaaaacaattgagAAACGAACATTGGTGAGGCTTTGGTGGGTACCGAAAAGAAAATTTACTTGAGGAAAATTAAGTTTttcttgttatttattaaataactggTGCGATCACAATAATGTATAACAAAACATATCTTTTCACCCTCTTCATAGACAGAACTAATTTATAATACTTCTTACCAGCAAAGTAATCTTTGTATAATAATAACATTTGGAAAATATGGCTTACGTAATATTAGATGTCTTTGACCACagttcataattatattattttgtaagttACATATATTCTCCATGACATCAGAGTTTGCTACTTATGTGACCTCTGCCTCTACCActtcaaataaacttattttcaCATTACATTAACTTCAATTGTGTGCTCTACTAACTACTCAAACTGGAATCTAaagtaaatattcaaaagaatattGAGGAATCTCAGAGTGGGAAAAACATATTTTGAGCAATTAACGCAGGCCTTAAACAAGATATTTTAAGGGTAACTTATGAGgcgaacaaataaatataaaactcaCTGTCAGCAAACTGCTGaagattaataattacataagttTATACTACCAAAAAAATAACTCGACTTCACTGTTATTTACAGTGACATAGTTACACTTCACCAGTCAGTAGCAGCCCGTTAACTAAATCTTTCTTAATTGAAAAATcctatctaaaaaaattaatgtagccTAAATAAATACTGTAGTCATTTACTGTCTTTTTCCGTCGCATATTCTGTCGAAATACCTTGTCTGCAACACCTATTTACCCTAGCACTGCATTAGCAAATCTTTTCCGGAGCTTTCTGTTGCTCTGTATTTGCGAGCGCTGTTTGTTTCACGTCTTCTTCCTGGCGAGCTACCTCGGACGTTTTTACGGGCTGACAGCTTGATTTATTTTCGGCGGCTTCAAGCCGTTCCTTTTCCTGCGATTGCCCGACGACTCCTGTGCAGCTGCTTGGTTCCTCTGCTTTGCCTTCCTGCGCTGCGCTGATTTCGCTGCTGTCCGGTTCTCCAGCGCCGACGGGGCTGTCGTCTTCGGCGACGACCTGAACCACGAGCTGGAACTCGACTGGGGGCTTTGGCTGGTTCTCAACCTCTTTGGGCTGGTCGACGACCTCTTTGGACTGGTCGATAACCTCCTTGGACTGGTCGACAACCTCTTTGGACTGGTCGACAACCTCCTTGGACTGGTCGACAACCTCCTTGGACTGGTCGACAACCTCCTTGGACTGGTCGACAACCTCCTTGGACCGGTCGACCGCCTCTTTCTCCGCGCGTTCCTCCTCCAGGAGCTCCTGCTCGTAAGCCCTCCTCATCTCCTCCTCGATGAGGACCTCCGGGTGCTCCTGCAGGTACAGTTCCCGCTCCTGCTGCTTGCGGAGCTCCTTCTCTTGCTGCTCGGCCGCGCGGAAGTGCTCCCTGATGTCCTTGATCGACTTCAGCATGACTATCGGCACGTGATCGTCCTTTTTCTGCAACACATACACAGCTGGTATCTTTCACCGACATCAACTACTCTGGCATATGATGGAAGTGTGGTATGATTTAATCATTCTTACGCACTTTGTGGATGAGAATTACAATCGTTTCATTCTCATTTCTGATTCTGATGCCTACAAGAACACACACCTCAGCTTGCATTTGTTTCAGTATAATGGTGCCTGTGTTAAGTGTATGTACAACGTGATCAAATCATATGATTCTATTCACGTCTGTAAAAATCAACTTAAGAGGATAGCATACATGAACTATTACAGAAAATAAGATGGTCTAAAATCAGAGCAgacattataaattaatatatcaGACTGGCAGTAGGCTGTTAAGAAAGTTGCTACAATAAGCAGGCCAATTAAACTAACCCTTCTTGGCTCACCGAACTTGATTTTTATCTTTGCGAGGTACAGATTGTGTGTTTCTGAAAGAATGAGGTAAGTATCCGTGCCGGGAGTTAAACAGGGAAGCAACAAGTTGTAAGTATTTTTTGGTCTTATTGTGAGGCATCTTCCAGGGAAATTCAGCTGAAGAATTAATGTTTTACCTGAAATAAAGTTTCTCCTTCAAAGTCGAGCAGCTTCTGTTTCCTCGCTCGAAGAAGAATGCCGACTACCTTGTTAGAGATATAGGTATATATctgaaacagaaaataaaaatccaTGATTGTGTGTACAGCAAAGAGCAGAAGTATACACAGGCTTTGCATTTTTGCATGTATATAAAACTACTTCATCAAGCTATGTTAAGtgtaataaaaccaataaaatttttaaattatactttagtAAGGATATTTTAGTTTACAGATTTATTATCCCACACAAGGTCACCCGGACACCAGAAAACTTTTCAAGAGGCCGCCTAGTTACATAGGGGCGattttgtgttggtgaggcgatGTGAACAAAATAACTGCAACTGAATAAGAtacattttgaaataataatggaaaaaaaaaaaatgtgtccttGTGCGGCCAGTTATTCTACGATTAAGTTGAgaataatttgt encodes:
- the LOC134537653 gene encoding reticulocyte-binding protein homolog 2a-like, which produces MSSGTAASGMLEVSLAPRRSLSPMDAAPDRARHSRRSLTPSGAPRSRSASPYGDLSSKVALFNKHASAHLEAQAVNPFSGDGRTSPRPRLDRSDASYGRPVGKTALRGLKAQSQVSKEILELCEVIAENGESLSDGPGDDDPRTAISFGNLFHIYTYISNKVVGILLRARKQKLLDFEGETLFQKKDDHVPIVMLKSIKDIREHFRAAEQQEKELRKQQERELYLQEHPEVLIEEEMRRAYEQELLEEERAEKEAVDRSKEVVDQSKEVVDQSKEVVDQSKEVVDQSKEVVDQSKEVIDQSKEVVDQPKEVENQPKPPVEFQLVVQVVAEDDSPVGAGEPDSSEISAAQEGKAEEPSSCTGVVGQSQEKERLEAAENKSSCQPVKTSEVARQEEDVKQTALANTEQQKAPEKIC